The Parambassis ranga chromosome 1, fParRan2.1, whole genome shotgun sequence genome includes a region encoding these proteins:
- the sumo2a gene encoding small ubiquitin like modifier 2a has product MADEKPKEGVKTENNEHINLKVAGQDGSVVQFKIKRHTPLSKLMKAYCERQGLSMRQIRFRFDGQPINETDTPSQLEMEDEDTIDVFQQQTGGFSL; this is encoded by the exons gaGGGAGTGAAGACGGAGAACAATGAGCACATCAACCTGAAGGTGGCAGGGCAGGATGGCTCAGTGGTGCAGTTCAAGATCAAAAGGCACACTCCTCTCAGCAAACTGATGAAAGCTTATTGTGAACGGCAG GGGCTGTCAATGAGGCAAATACGATTTCGATTTGATGGTCaacccatcaatgaaacagacACACCCTCGCAG CTAGAAATGGAGGACGAAGATACGATTGATGTGTTCCAACAACAAACCGGAGGCTTCTCCCTCTAA
- the LOC114437826 gene encoding cell surface glycoprotein CD200 receptor 1 isoform X1 codes for MASRFTLLLFLCTTLEHAESSFAQVKCSAKNVGYYGHQSLLECAVQTSPDASDAKIRGVTWRKGDEPLLVFHNGKFLKEQPGYMFAEPSWNENNMNVSMIITNTTVAHDGLYSCDVITSKGLPEKKYTRLEVQAKYSVPSVTSNPEKIIPNTRSSLICESHGGYPKGQLRWFDDSRADWSKSAEMKVQQTADGLFQLTSTLSLMPRSTLPKYICMLYNASGNKEYEINFHTFPDNDFSHGSASVQTSKILAPVLVIGSLIVGLLMALLVYRRRSQRARRPSAAPLMGFSTVPPRDFDDENRQYPETVTEPKDSMA; via the exons ATGGCCTCCAGGTTTACCCTGCTGCTTTTTCTCTGCACTACTCTGGAACATGCAGAGAGTT CTTTTGCACAAGTGAAGTGCAGTGCTAAAAATGTTGGATACTATGGCCACCAGTCACTGCTGGAATGTGCTGTCCAAACTTCTCCAGATGCATCAGATGCAAAAATTCGAGGGGTCACTTGGAGGAAAGGTGATGAGCCTCTTCTGGTTTTTCACAATGGGAAATTCTTGAAGGAGCAGCCAGGCTATATGTTTGCTGAACCATCCTGGAATGAGAACAACATGAACGTATCCATGATCATCACCAACACCACGGTGGCACACGATGGACTTTACTCTTGTGATGTGATCACAAGCAAGGGTCTGCCAGAGAAGAAGTACACTCGCCTCGAGGTCCAAG ccaAGTACAGTGTACCAAGTGTAACTTCCAATCCTGAGAAAATTATTCCAAACACAAGGAGTTCCCTCATTTGTGAGTCACATGGTGGCTACCCCAAAGGTCAGCTTCGCTGGTTCGATGACAGTAGGGCAGATTGGAGTAAAAGTGCTGAGATGAAGGTGCAGCAGACTGCCGATGGTCTGTTTCAGCTCACAAGCACACTGTCTTTGATGCCCAGATCCACGCTCCCAAAGTATATCTGTATGCTGTACAATGCCAGCGGAAACAAAGAATATGAGATCAACTTTCACACCTTCCCAGACAATG ATTTTTCACATGGCTCTGCATCGGTTCAGACCTCCAAAATATTGGCGCCCGTGCTGGTCATCGGATCACTAATCGTAGGATTGCTGATGGCGCTGCTGGTATACAGAAGGCGATCTCAGC GGGCCCGGAGGCCCTCTGCTGCACCCCTTATGG gATTTTCAACGGTCCCCCCACGTGACTTCGATGATGAAAACC GTCAGTATCCTGAGACGGTTACAGAACCCAAAGACAGCATGGCCTGA
- the jpt1a gene encoding jupiter microtubule associated homolog 1a — MTTTTTFQGMEPGAKNSSRVLRPPGGGSNISLGADEEKPPVRKNKMASSVFAEPEDPYANRRNNPPGGKPTGVLCGEPSAPLRRGGNHTTNHSGDTPSTDGENTVHDNENSVTEPEAAPEQPQPQQQQEEAPQAEDPAAGLPSGRRNPPGGKSSLILG; from the exons ATGACGACTACTACAACATTTCAAGGGATGGAGCCCGGTGCTAAAAACAGTTCCAG GGTTTTGCGCCCTCCTGGTGGTGGCTCCAACATTTCACTTGGTGCAGATGAAGAGAAGCCTCCCGTCCGGAAGAACAAGATGGCCTCCAGTGTTTTTGCTGAGCCAGAGGACCCCTATGCTAATCGAAGGAACAACCCACCAg GTGGTAAGCCTACAGGTGTGCTGTGTGGTGAGCCGTCAGCCCCcctgaggagaggagggaacCACACCACCAATCACTCTGGAGACACTCCTAGCACA GATGGAGAAAATACTGTACATGATAACG AAAACAGTGTCACTGAGCCAGAAGCAGCTCCTGAGCAGCcacagcctcagcagcagcaggaagaggccCCTCAGGCGGAGGATCCTGCTGCAGGACTACCATCCGGACGTCGAAATCCCCCAGGGGGCAAGTCCAGCCTCATCCTAGGTTGA
- the LOC114437826 gene encoding uncharacterized protein LOC114437826 isoform X2 produces MASRFTLLLFLCTTLEHAESSFAQVKCSAKNVGYYGHQSLLECAVQTSPDASDAKIRGVTWRKGDEPLLVFHNGKFLKEQPGYMFAEPSWNENNMNVSMIITNTTVAHDGLYSCDVITSKGLPEKKYTRLEVQAKYSVPSVTSNPEKIIPNTRSSLICESHGGYPKGQLRWFDDSRADWSKSAEMKVQQTADGLFQLTSTLSLMPRSTLPKYICMLYNASGNKEYEINFHTFPDNDFSHGSASVQTSKILAPVLVIGSLIVGLLMALLVYRRRSQRFSTVPPRDFDDENRQYPETVTEPKDSMA; encoded by the exons ATGGCCTCCAGGTTTACCCTGCTGCTTTTTCTCTGCACTACTCTGGAACATGCAGAGAGTT CTTTTGCACAAGTGAAGTGCAGTGCTAAAAATGTTGGATACTATGGCCACCAGTCACTGCTGGAATGTGCTGTCCAAACTTCTCCAGATGCATCAGATGCAAAAATTCGAGGGGTCACTTGGAGGAAAGGTGATGAGCCTCTTCTGGTTTTTCACAATGGGAAATTCTTGAAGGAGCAGCCAGGCTATATGTTTGCTGAACCATCCTGGAATGAGAACAACATGAACGTATCCATGATCATCACCAACACCACGGTGGCACACGATGGACTTTACTCTTGTGATGTGATCACAAGCAAGGGTCTGCCAGAGAAGAAGTACACTCGCCTCGAGGTCCAAG ccaAGTACAGTGTACCAAGTGTAACTTCCAATCCTGAGAAAATTATTCCAAACACAAGGAGTTCCCTCATTTGTGAGTCACATGGTGGCTACCCCAAAGGTCAGCTTCGCTGGTTCGATGACAGTAGGGCAGATTGGAGTAAAAGTGCTGAGATGAAGGTGCAGCAGACTGCCGATGGTCTGTTTCAGCTCACAAGCACACTGTCTTTGATGCCCAGATCCACGCTCCCAAAGTATATCTGTATGCTGTACAATGCCAGCGGAAACAAAGAATATGAGATCAACTTTCACACCTTCCCAGACAATG ATTTTTCACATGGCTCTGCATCGGTTCAGACCTCCAAAATATTGGCGCCCGTGCTGGTCATCGGATCACTAATCGTAGGATTGCTGATGGCGCTGCTGGTATACAGAAGGCGATCTCAGC gATTTTCAACGGTCCCCCCACGTGACTTCGATGATGAAAACC GTCAGTATCCTGAGACGGTTACAGAACCCAAAGACAGCATGGCCTGA